The stretch of DNA tgtaccaggatttgagacagcactattagtggaggaggatgaagaagggtataggtgggtttgtggctcggtgtctcaagtgtcagcaggttaagtatgagcatcagagactgggtggcttgcttcagaggttagagatccctgagtggaagtgggagcggatcaccatggatttcgtagttgggctcccgcgGACTTCGAGGACGTTCGATGttaaccaagtccgcgcacttcattccagttggtactacttattcttcagagcggttggttcagatttacatctgagagattgttcgccttcatggtgccccagtttccatcatttcagatagaggcacacaGTTTGCATCGAatttttggagggctgtgcagcgagagttgggtactcaggttgagttgagcacagcctttcaccgtcagatggacggacagtccgagtgcactatccagatattgaaggacatgctacgcgcttgtgtcagtgattttaggggttcatgggaccaatttctgtcgctcgcggagtttgcatacaaTAAcggttatcagtcgagcattcagatggctctgtatgaggcgtTATATAGGTCGTGGTGTAGATCTCatgtgggatggtttgagccaggtgaggctaggctcttgggtacagacttggtccaggatgcattagacaaggtgaaattgattaaGGAGCAGCTACGCACGacgtagtctaggcagaagagctatgctgacaggaaggttcgtgatgtgtctttcacccatgaagagtgttatgaagtttgggaagaggggcaagttgagccctcggttcattgggccttttgaggtacttcagaggatcgggGAGGTGGCTCACAAGCTCTCCTTGCCACCTTGCTTGTCAAGCGTGCACAcattatttcatgtttctatgataCTGAAGTATATCGGCGATCGTCCCATGatttggattttagcacggttcagttggatggtgatataacttatgatgtggagccggtggccactTTGGAGCAGCAGGTtcgaagttgaggtcaaaggataaaGCTTCAATGAAGGTGAAGTGGAGAGGTCAgactgtggaggaggccactagggagaccgagcgggagatgcggagcagatatctacacctatttgagactccaaatcctacagatatctAGCAACATCCGGAATCACTCCAGGTGGTTAACGGCGTGATGGGAGTTGAGGAATTGCAACTCCAAGAGACTAGATgtagatatctactccgcatctaGTCCAACATCCGGAATCACTCCAGGTTATCTGCAACTCCAAGAGACTAGATGCGGTGGTTAACAGCCTGATGGGAGTTGAGgaattgcagctgaagctgctgctactggtgtaaccacacctgtagagtgggaaccgcaggtgcgagcccgcagaagcgaaggaagaGATGCAAATGTGGCTAAGGAGGATCTGGGCAGAGGACGCAAGTGCGATGGTCtccccgcacctgcgatggtcgcagaagcagatttAGGGGCACAGGTAcgagtttggaccgcaggtgcgatgtagtTCCTGCATACGCGAAGAGCGCAGATTCGGTCacttgatcgcaggagcggaggcaGTGTTTGAGTGATTTTCCGCATAAGCGGGGctttgcccgcagatgcggaaatggagccgcaggtgcgagaagtctgggcagaacctatatatagaagacttcgagatttttcaccatttttatcatttttgagctcggattgtggagattttgagagagatttcggagtaatcactaagtaagttccttgtgcctatttattttcaataatggtgttttcccactgattttacacctagttggtgagtgtttgaggtgagatttgggagagtACGACTTGAGAATTAGagagtgaatttggtatggttacactcgtgattgaatgggctttcgggttttgtgactttcgtcaggtttcgagacatgggcccggggcaGCCGGGTTGAGCCGATTTTAGATTTTGGACTATAGTTTTggagttttcttgtggaattgatcctcttagtcaatattgattatctcatactgtttgtggctagattcggggcatttggaggccgattcgagaagCAAAGGCATTTCGAAGTAGGATTTCtgcgcggttgaggtaagtaacagtcttaaatatggttttgagtgtatgaaaccccgagaattggtatgatgtgaatatttggaggtgatgcacatgctaggtgacgggcgtgtgagcgtgcactgtgagggattgtgacttggtccgtaccGTGAGATGATAAAGTCGagtagccattgttattacttgtttttccttgtctttgagtaattgactgcctttcatgttagaaaccatgcttaggccatatgatctAACTATTGTGACCCACAGTGATCGTATaattgttgaattgactgctaattgttgtcttgtactcagtcacattcttacttgtgtgttatatctctgttccctctcatttcgtgttgatacttgttgtattctctgtttgggtaGATTATTATGATATTATGTGAGCCCAAGGTgatggagaggttagtgactgagataggacCTGAGTGCCGAGCTACGAGCTGTGAggtatgtggatcgggttgcacgccgcaacattattggatcgggttgcacgctgaaataatattggatcgggttgcacgccgcagcaatatagtgcttgggctgaaggagcccctcctaagtctgtacacccccagtgagcgcaggtacctattgagagtgtgtattgagggctgagagttgaGAGCTGAAAGTATGAGCttttgagatgagttgagtgactgctgccttaaGAGGTTATACCTGCTTttatttgttgttgtacttagttgttatctgttgttgttgtgaaatttctggaagattcatatctgttttacttgagcttgaACTAATTTAGCTTAAACCAccaaatttgaaagcatgttcactctttactgaaaactattgaaatgatctgtatttttatagcttgtcactacttatcggttccttatttaattctgttacttgttgagttggtcgtactcatgctacaccgtgcacttcatgtgtagatccaggtgtgtacagtTCTGGCGGCCGTTGAGTTCGTGCGTGAGCTgcttatcggagacttacgaggtagctgccggcgtctgcagtccttgtttctcttttcttattattatttctctcttgtattggcatttggcacagactgtagtagactctgtttctatattagttgttagatgctcataacttagtgacaccccgatgtcgggctatcacttccgcacttgtgttttgggtttttacccgttattatgtaaaccttcaattagtttaattgctttagctcacttctgttatatattAAAAACTTATTGAgaatatcggcttgcctagtaccacgataggtaccatcacgactggtcaggtatttgggtcgtgacaacaagtaTGAATACAAAACTAACAGGgaataatatcaatataaagctaacatgGTAAGAATATCAATACAATACTGGCAATTGAAAACTAAAAGCAACAATTAGCAAGAAGGAACAAACAGGTAATAATGTCGTAAAGTGAGTAGAATACAGTTTAAGTCcagtgaaaccaagtaaggaaaaaAAACTAGCAACACAATAATCAATTGCTCGcacacaaggtttatacatgAATTACCCCGAGGTGtcatacctcataatcacaaatcacgggtcccaagtCACGAACCCTAAACACTTGGCATtttgtgcccacattatcaattacaatcgcacggacaactcacgtgctgcacgaacgactcacgtgccaataccattaatacctcatgtctgcacaaacaactcacgtaccaacagtaacaatatctcatatccgcacagacaactcacgtgccaagaatacatgtaaatgatcaacAAACATTAAGGCTCATATTCCTGGACTAATATAAGTGACAgattacggtgtatgcttgtgcaagtgtactattatagctcgagtcaacaagtaagatcagTGACAACGAATGGCATATCGGAACAATACAACAAAACCCAtaatatgcatgactcacacaagataggcacaccaccacacaaatatcatcaatgacaacgtccccaggccatcacaaatcatctcCAACATAGTCCCCCCTTATCTCATTGCGTGCGCAAAAATAAAGTagatgcccgccttgtctcgccatacgCGCATAATAATTATCCCACATTGTCTTTCCACATGCCCAATATCAACATAAATAGCCCCGCCTTGTCACGTCGCATGTGTAAAATATCATGTGTACAAtaacatggacaactcacgtgcaaataccccgacaatcctctcagcAATACCATGTGTACCAagaacataacaacacaatataacaactcgcaccatatgtgcccatatgccacaatctttccttaaaaataattccaataccacaaccacgcatagccctcgactcaacaacactgagtacaacaacaacaacaataacatgggagtacgacaagtaaatcaacacaagaattacaaaaaCACAATGAAATAGAAGAacaagctcacaatgaaagacataacaagtaacaatagcttcaaataagaataactcaacaatgggagAGATAATATGTATCAAGgatatcaaataagaataactcaacaataacagagataacatgtaacaacgaTTTCAAATAAGGATAAATCACAATGGaatagataacatgtaacaatgacttcaaataaggacaaactaacaataaaagagattacatgtaacaatgacttcaacaATGaatgagataacatgtaacaatgacttcaaataaagcacgtaagggtaaatttagcaatggaggatataacatgttaagacaacttcattttaatgtacacaagaacctaagagtctaaaccggtcaaattttcacatatacgCCGTGAGCATactcgtcatctcgtgtacacgtctttcacgtagttcaaatagtgcaaatAAATCAATCCCTACGAGATagttttcccacacaaagttaggcaaaatatTTACTACAAAATCACTCAATCTATACTCTTAAATAACTTTTCCTCCACTCGGCTCAAATATAACTAAATTCGACTTAGTAACATTAAATAATACAAGTCTATGATCTATGATCTTTGcacaattcttcaaaagtcaacTCCGAGCCCGCTGGCCAAAACGCGAGTataatggtagattccgactactcaTAACTCCACAAgtctatatatgtgttttgtttcaaaatctgagtcGAAATCGActatcaaaactcaaattctcatttatcAAAACCTAGACTAAGTTTAttaaaatttcactttgattctgataactttgatgttaaatctcatatataatcatgtaaaatagttgaaaTTTGATCAAAATAATTTACCCAATAATTGTAAATGAAAATTCCCTCTTCAAAATTGCCTCCTACATAGTCTAGGGTTCAAAGATATAAAAATGAGACTAAAATCCCATCCCTTAGCTCTTATGTCCAGGCGCATGTGTCACAAATGCGatctggggttcgcaaatgcgaaccccgtaAATGTGAAGAAAGATCACAAATGCGACAATCATCACACCCCTGTtacagtcgcaaatgcgaacttgggACACTTCGCAAAAGCGACTACGTGGTCGCAAAAGCGGTCCCTCCTTAGCCCAGGCCAGTAGCGCAAATGCGATGGGGAGTTGGTAAATGCGAACTCTTCAGGCCACAGTGCACTTTGCAAAAGCGAAGAAGAAGCCCGCAAATGAGACatatttctcgcaaatgcgagatcagaacACTAGCAAAATCTAAACCTTCAATGAATTCTCGAaaacgcgtccgaaactcactcgagccctcggggctgcACACCAACCATCAACAAAAGTCtgaaaatataatacggacttgtTCTCACGATCAAATATTCAAAATAACACCTGAAACCATGaatcggacctccaaaacacatggaATTCATATGAAACTCATGAATTTCTAAAAACACAACCgctcgtccgattcctatcaaatcaattcagaatgatGACAAACTAGGCAAtcaaattccaaataataaaatgGACCTATTGCACGTCCCGAAACAGAATTCCAAATacaatggctataaaataaactTACGGacaaacttatcaaaattctaagcctttaaattgccaattttcggcataacaacacaaatcaaactacggacctccgaattcgattccggacatacgctcaaatccaaaatcacgatatgaacctgTCAGAGCCATCGAAATACCGTTCAGGGGTTATTtccacaaaagtcaaatctcagtcaatattttcaacttaagcttctaaagtgagaatcactcatccGAATTCATCCCGAAACACCCAAAAAATAAAtccgaccatgcacgcaagtcgcAATACACAATATGAAGCAACTCAAGACCTCGAATCACTGAACGAaacgctaaaactcaaaatgactggttggatcGTTACACAAATATCTCAAATTACTTTAGGAAAATAACCCATTATGTCGTTAGTTACTTTTAAGTAAGATAAATAATATAACATCATGATTATGAGTATGATTTTCGTGACATAACTGTTATACGTAACTCCAAATTTAGGTGTGCGTTTATGCAACTTAATCAATtaacttcaaataaataataaaaatatcattaaTTGTGGGCACGTGTGCATGGCACAATTTCTGACATTCAAACACATCAAGGGTGCAGTTCTCGCGATTTATTCATGATAAATTCCATAATTCTTTAAACAAGCAAATAAAAGTGGTTTTTAAAAGCAGAAATGCATAAAATCCCTAAAAGCATAGAATATCCGAATTAATTAAACCAAGTGTAAATTGTTaagtgaccgtgctaaaatcacggaattcGGAGAGTGcgttacaccttctccccggatAACAGATTATATTACCCAGTCTTCTCGCAGACCATAAATGGAGTGAAAACTCTCCTTGATTATGGATTAATAaaatggtgacttggaacactaaaatcaaataattccaaatgggGACtccttaaaataaataaaaataatcccTTTTGAAATAATAtcattttaattggaaaaacttttttttcttcataatctccggaaaaaagaggtgtgataTTTATAACCCAAGTTATGGCTCGCGTCGCGAACCTATCGCACGCCTGGGTCTGCATTGCCACCATTCGATAAAACAAAACTGTAACTTTTTGTATGaagcttgaattgacgaaaggtTTGAAGCGCTTGAACTAGACTTCGGGGCTACTGTTTTCAAGTTTAAACCACAGACAATTTCCTTATATTCAAgggatatatatatacttttgaaTTTAGGCCTTGTTTCACTTGGACATCTTTTACTATTATCATTTCTAACTTGCTTCAAACCACCTTCCCCATTTCTAAATATCCACATAAACCGTTCAAACTTAGAGATTTAGGTATTATAAACCTTCTCAACTTGGCAAACACCCCTATGCACATTTGATTATGAAGGGGAACATAATATATATTTAGAAAAAAATTTCCAGGATGCTACAATAATGAAACTGACTTTTCGATGAAGATGACTTTGACCTCGAACTAGATGAATACATTCTGCTATTTTGCTAGTCGAGTTGAggacaaataattttttttttaaaaaaaagagaagTAGAAGTGTCAAAAATTGAACTTTAGCTCTTCAGTAAGCAAGAAAAAAGAGCACCTAGTTCGCTCCTGTAGAATAATCAAAACAAGGAGTTGACCTTTAATTACTACTCccctgtttcaatttagatgagtttTAATTTAGATGAAGTAGTTTGATTCCGAacggaatttaagaaaagaaaagaagacttttaaaacttgtaatcgtaaaagcttaaggggtaaaagcttaaGGGACCATGACATTTatatggttataaaaacttctcattaagagtaaaacgagtaaaaaaaagagtttaaaattgaattattttcaattgtAGAAATATATCATTCTTTTTTGAACATACTAATAAAGAAAGTGGgttatctaaattgaaacagaaggGAAGTAAATCTCTTATTTTTGCTCTACTGTAATTAAGATAGATTTAAGAAATCAACGTAAATAAAATAAAGGCCCATTAGTCGACTCATTTCCTACATGCTAGAATTGAACTCTATCCGTAGGAACGACTTTGGCCTAATCCCCTATGATACTTAGTTTCGTTTATTTCAATAAAGTCAACCACCAATAGGTAGTTGTTTCTAAAAAAATGGGAAGTAAAAAGTAGGCAAGCAGTACAAATAATCAATGGATACATGGAGTACAAACTAGTCGCTATGGTAGAGTTATTTGTCTTTGTCCATCTCATTGTCACGCGCTTTCTTGATGTTGTTTGTATAGTTCTTGGAATGAAAGTCAAGAAAGAGCACCAAAAGTGAGGCATTAAACGCAAAACCGAAGCACCAAGACCTAACTCCGGTGCATCCAAACTCACTAGTAAAGTGATAATACAACATTATAGCCGAACATAGAAAGCCAAACATGAATTGGACAATTTGACAGTTTGTGACCACCTTCTTCCACCACGGCCTTTTTCCTATAGCAGAGAGGAAATAATAGGCATACATTAGAACGTGAATTGAAGAATTAACGATGACAGCAAGACCTAACAGCGACTGAGAAGCCTGGAGCCCGATATAAGCAAGAACAGTCACAATTGCATGGTGGTAGATGTGGAGGAACGACAGCCTTCGCGAGCGAGAGCTGCTGAGTATGATTAGAAGGGTATCTATGAATTCAAGAATCTTGGAAAGGTAGCAGAAATAAATCCAGAAGAACACTGGTCCACGTGTAAGAGTATGATTGGCGGGGAAGCAGACGACCCACGTCCAATCATTGGGTGGCATTTGCCGGAGAATAGAGAGGCTGCAGCCAATGACCATGATTATAGAGAGGAGACAGAGAATAAGGCTGTGGACTGCTGTAATGGGGCGCATGGTGGTAGTAGAGATGCTGGGAAGTAATGTTGACAATCTGAGGGACAATAGAGTGAGGAACAAGTAGATAGACACTGATACTGTGAGGAAAAGTAGGGAGGAACCAAAAGTGTTGCCCTGTTTCCACTCGAATTGGGTGATGTTCGGATGGTCAACAAGCCAGTAATGGATGCTAGAGTAAAGAGACTCCATGTTTAAACAGTTAAACTACTGGACTTTTTAGACTTCAGTCTAATGGATATCTCGATCTGTTTGACCAACATCTTATGTAGATATATATAGAGTTTCTACGCATAAGAATTTCCGAATACATGAGAATGTGTGGTGATTCGTGCATGCTAGGTTGGCAACTTAAATTCTAGCTTGATGTACTTTCGAGTGGGTCACGAAGGGTTCAAACTTTCGATAAgtgaataaaaaataaatttgcaCCGAAAACTTTTAAGCTAAAATACTCAATATTTTGCTAAATAATACAAACGCTTGTAATATAACTAACAAATGTATAAATCAAAATTAATATAAAGAAATCAACATAAAACAATATTAGTGAAAGCATAATCCAAATATACTATTATAATTGTATTCGACTAGGTTTCAtctcttgaaatatttttataatagACTCGTTAGAAATagtacaaaatatttttttttctacaCGAGGCACTATGCAACTATCTAAAAATTCATCATCCATTCGATTCCGCACGTCATTCTTGATAAACTTCATCGTAGAAAATGCTCTTTCAACGGTGGTTGTGGAAACTGGCATAAGCAAAACTAATTTCACCAAGCGGATTACAAAGAGTATATGTAATATTCTTCTTTGTTTCAACTAGCTAGTTTTCTTGAAAGTTCACCAAGTCCACCTAAATTTGAGAATTTTTTATCAATATAATGTACATCAATAATGTAATTAGCAAGTTTATTCTCAAGGACATCCAAATTAAATTCATCAATGTCCTCAGGATATAATTTAGCCATTTTCACTATCTTCATATCaaaattagaaaataaataaaCTGGATTCAGGAAAGGTACTccatgaatcaaattatttgtccCTTCATTGAAAAGGTCATTAAGTTCTTGAAGTTACCAATCAATAATCTTATAAAATACGTCCACACGATAATAATGTAAAATAGTATGATCAACAACTTTATGCCGTGATCTTCTAGAGTTAGCATAGGGCTCATCAAAATTGAGTATTAGAATATCATGCTTGAAGAAAATGTAGATACCTTATCGTTAAGTGGATCACATCGATCAACTCTTAAAGTCTGAAGGCTTCTTTTTGCTACTTCAACAAGTATCTTAGCATtagcaatgtcacgacccaaaatccattataggccgtgatggcgcctaacatcaccgttaggcaagccaacacttaattatttattttatcatttttaaaatcACGAATCTTTCTTAGATAACGAGGTTAGTGCATTACAATAAATCGTAGTTACGTACAGTTTCATTAAAATAATAAGTGAAAGTgtaaaacaatccataacaaattctagaacgcccccaaaacttggtgtcacaagtgcatgagcatttacgaaggagtacaataataatacaacttctgtttggaatgtaaataagacagaataaagtaAATGGTACGATGAAAACTCTGTGGGCTgtgatacgtagcctggaatgaagctcaccataaagtctcctcagtagCTACGCCTACGCTCCAAAATGACCACCAATTGaacttgtcagatcctgcacatttagtgcagaagtgtagcataagtacataaattaacgtgtacccaataagtatctaacctaacccTGAAGGATTAGTGATGAGGGgtagacatcgacacttactagaggtccaacaaagcaatataataaatcataagcagatgtgaagcacacaacaataatgggaTAAATCTGTAAGTTGcctaattttcaaaatatttattttaaaagtatgaATTTTTCAGTattgtattctacctcaacaaCTTAGATGTATCAAGTACAAATAACAAACGGATGAGaagtaccatataaaatgtcggacatcagtggaaagataatctcgtgaatgttcgCAGTGCCAGCGATATAACACATGATTATGCCgaagtcgttcggcccgatccagaataatatgtacactgccgaaggtcgagcggcacaaaccatagatgcatctattatactgccgagtcattcggcccgctccacaagaaaggaaggaacttatcgaattacgagacacgtgcttacaatacagtacatgagcataaagtgaatataacctttaccgtttctcaaataacttgccaacaaatcatggtgataaggctcggcccaatatatatattatatatatatatatatatatatatatatatatatatatatatatatatatatatatatatataaattttgaaatcaatttcaattataaatttaattaattaagc from Nicotiana tomentosiformis chromosome 11, ASM39032v3, whole genome shotgun sequence encodes:
- the LOC117274558 gene encoding uncharacterized protein; the protein is MESLYSSIHYWLVDHPNITQFEWKQGNTFGSSLLFLTVSVSIYLFLTLLSLRLSTLLPSISTTTMRPITAVHSLILCLLSIIMVIGCSLSILRQMPPNDWTWVVCFPANHTLTRGPVFFWIYFCYLSKILEFIDTLLIILSSSRSRRLSFLHIYHHAIVTVLAYIGLQASQSLLGLAVIVNSSIHVLMYAYYFLSAIGKRPWWKKVVTNCQIVQFMFGFLCSAIMLYYHFTSEFGCTGVRSWCFGFAFNASLLVLFLDFHSKNYTNNIKKARDNEMDKDK